A single Camelus ferus isolate YT-003-E chromosome 3, BCGSAC_Cfer_1.0, whole genome shotgun sequence DNA region contains:
- the SOWAHA gene encoding ankyrin repeat domain-containing protein SOWAHA: MALAAAAAAAAAGVSQAAVLGFLQEHGGKVRNSELLSRFKPLLDAGDPRGRAARRDRFKQFVNDVAVVKELDGVKFVVLRKKPRPQDGPEHLPSCFPSIPGAPAPPSKITSVSQGETAASGAPSLASAQSGVESPEDPVLPSEWQDTPGALASELTQLTRELLLGPNEQSGPPSDQTSEGLSADMTPPSRVSTEAALPDTEPPDLEPGPEPTKGPPPPTPCAPPQKPCMLPVRCVPGPAALRIRAEEQGLRRQLSEEPSPRSSPLLLRRLSVEESGLGLSPGPGRSPHLRRLSRAGPRLLSPDTEEVPAALPPSAVPLEPAEHEWLVRAAGGRWTHQLHGLLLRDLGLAAKRDFMSGFTALHWAAKSGDLEMVQQLVEVARRGGARVDVNARSYGGYTPLHLAALHGHEDAAVLLVVRLGAQVHVRDHSGRRAYQYLPPGASYALRRLLGDPGLRGSTELDATGGGSGSLAARRPVQVAATILSSTTSAFLGVLADDLMLQDLARGMRKSGSFSKFLGASPMAPRKKTKIRSTLPVFSEISRRPNPGPLAGLVPSLPPAT, translated from the coding sequence ATGGCGCTGGCCGCTGCCgcggccgccgcggccgccggggTGAGCCAGGCGGCGGTGCTGGGCTTCCTACAGGAGCACGGCGGCAAGGTGCGCAACTCCGAGCTGCTAAGCCGCTTTAAGCCGCTGCTGGATGCCGGCGACCCCCGCGGCCGCGCCGCCCGCAGAGACCGTTTCAAGCAGTTTGTCAACGACGTGGCCGTGGTGAAGGAGCTCGACGGCGTCAAGTTCGTGGTGCTGAGGAAGAAGCCGCGGCCCCAGGATGGACCAGAGCACCTGCCCTCCTGCTTCCCCAGCATCCCAGGGGCACCAGCCCCTCCGTCGAAGATCACTTCCGTCTCACAAGGGGAAACTGCTGCCTCTGGGGCTCCATCCTTGGCCTCAGCACAGAGTGGGGTGGAATCACCAGAGGATCCAGTCCTGCCGTCAGAGTGGCAGGATACCCCCGGGGCTCTGGCCTCTGAACTCACTCAGCTGACAAGGGAGCTATTGTTAGGCCCGAACGAGCAGTCAGGGCCGCCCTCGGACCAGACCTCCGAGGGACTCTCTGCAGACATGACCCCACCGTCTAGGGTATCTACGGAGGCAGCCTTGCCCGACACGGAGCCGCCAGACCTGGAACCTGGGCCTGAGCCGACCAAAGGGCCGCCACCACCTACTCCGTGTGCGCCGCCGCAGAAGCCCTGCATGCTGCCGGTGCGCTGCGTCCCGGGCCCCGCCGCGCTCCGGATCCgggcagaggagcagggcttGCGTCGGCAGCTGTCGGAAGAGCCCAGCCCTCGGAGCTCCCCGCTGCTGCTGCGGCGGCTCTCGGTAGAGGAGTCCGGCCTGGGCCTCAGCCCGGGTCCCGGCCGCTCCCCGCACCTGAGGCGTCTTTCGCGCGCTGGCCCGCGCCTGCTGAGCCCCGACACCGAGGAGGTACCCGCCGCACTGCCGCCGTCCGCCGTGCCCCTGGAGCCGGCCGAACACGAGTGGCTCGTGCGGGCGGCCGGGGGCCGCTGGACCCACCAGCTGCACGGACTGCTGCTGCGTGACCTCGGCCTGGCGGCCAAGCGCGACTTCATGTCTGGTTTCACCGCCCTGCATTGGGCAGCCAAGAGCGGCGACCTTGAGATGGTGCAGCAGCTGGTGGAGGTCGCGCGGCGTGGGGGCGCGCGGGTCGACGTGAACGCGCGCTCATACGGCGGTTACACGCCGCTACACCTGGCCGCCCTGCACGGCCACGAGGATGCCGCGGTGCTGCTAGTTGTCCGCTTGGGTGCGCAGGTTCACGTGCGTGACCACAGCGGGCGGCGAGCTTACCAGTATCTGCCGCCCGGCGCCTCTTACGCGCTTCGCCGCCTACTTGGCGACCCCGGCCTGCGAGGCTCTACCGAGCTCGATGCGACAGGTGGTGGTAGTGGCAGTCTTGCGGCCCGGCGCCCGGTGCAGGTGGCCGCCACCATCCTCAGTTCCACCACCAGCGCATTTCTGGGCGTCCTGGCCGACGACCTGATGCTCCAGGATCTGGCTCGAGGCATGAGGAAGTCGGGCTCCTTCAGCAAATTCTTGGGTGCCTCGCCAATGGCTCCTCGTAAAAAGACGAAGATCCGCAGTACTCTGCCAGTCTTTTCTGAAATCTCCCGTCGACCCAATCCGGGGCCCTTGGCTGGTCTAGTGCCCAGCCTACCACCTGCAACCTGA